The sequence below is a genomic window from Ipomoea triloba cultivar NCNSP0323 chromosome 10, ASM357664v1.
AACCAATTTGGTAGGTTGTGAATTGATACTCCATATATAATAACGGTACACAGCAAGTACATAACCTGTCTGCTTTCACGTGTCACGTTATTATTTGATACATCATATTTTTGGATTATTTCTGATAGTATGCATTAGATAAATTTCACTCTATATAAAAGAGCGTTGACAAGAATTGAATTTGTGATCTTTATATACGAGAATCATACTTTACTCACTTCATCacccttttcaaaaaaaaaatttcatgtaCATTAGATATAATGGTACATAACATACATGTCTGccttcattttatatatatatatatatatatatatatatatatatatatatatataaatgtttagatataagtaaataatataaatatttattttttaaagatgaaGTGCTTAGATAATTAAGTATGTATGTTTAACTTCATGTAACAATATCGCATGGGTGGCATACTAGTTTGAAAAAAGGTCATAGTCAAAGAACAATTTTGAGAATTAACTCATATAAATAATGAACCCTCAAGTTGTACGTTTTCATGCTGTTATTAATATCTCAATTCTCAAAAAATGCAGCAACTGCCTTTAAGCAAGTAACTTATGGTGtatttggaaagcaggaaaaatGATTGGttgcactacaagaaaaatcgcgaatTGCGACGGacaaattccgtcgcgaatgggccaaattccgtcgcgaatccCGGATTGCGACGGAATTGCGACGGAATCTATTCCGTCGTCTATTGCCTTGTCGTATTTCGACAAACGACGGAATAATTCCGTCGCCAAATTCTGCGACGGAATTGGCGACGGAAATAGGTGTCGCGAATTGGCAACCGATatattccgtcgcaattttGTCGCAATTTGGCAACGGAAATTATTCCGTCGCCATATCCGAAACAAATATTCCGTCGCCATATTTTTGTTCCGTCGCAAATACCGTTGCAAAAACACGACGGAATTATTTTCCGTCGCGATTTGGTCGTAgttattattacaaatattccgtcgcaaaatttatattctgtcgcgattccgtcgcaatttttgaattatttttaaaattttttaatataaaattaatattaatattttaaatagtaatgtctgtttttaaattattaatagaaaactacaataatataaaagactattaattgtaaaataatatataacataatttaaaaatattagcaATCCACATTAACTTCAAGTATCAATACATTATCAATCCacatttaatacataataatactaaattcAAGTCTAAACAACAATGTAATAGTCTTGAAAAACAACAATCCACATGGAAATCAATTGGTTTGAGATGGAGGTGATGATGAAGTACCCGCTCTCCCGCCATCAGATCAATAGCATCAAGTCGTTGTTGCATAACGAGAATAGTAGCCTTCAAACTCTGAATTTCATCTTGTACATTTGTAGAAGTAGCATTGTCGGGTGGTTGAAATGTTGGAGTCATATTGCAGGAAGTGTTATCACTAGATTGACCATTAACAACAGAACATCCATATGAACCAAGTCCataaattcttcttttcttgtcaTGTCCACCAACCGCATCATAGTATAACTGATTATCATCCACTTGCTCCCCATTTTGTGTCAACAACTCCCTTTGTGATTCAACTTGTTCCTAAAATATGTAAGAaagtttaaaacaaaatatatgtgaagttatatatattttaaaaactaaaaataaattaaacttacatgAATTTGTTTGGCCTTTTCAACTATGAATGTTTGCCCATCATGTTGTTTTGTATGTGTATGCTTGAACAGTTCATAATATGATGGATAATGACCCAATAGTCCTtcctacaaattatatttaataattaataaaataaagaaagaagtaAGAAAAAAATTCGGCAGAGTTCCCTTTATAAATAGGACCATCTCCCTGttcaatatataatacaattcaaTTATAATCTCAAACATCAATTCAATAAACACAATAAAACACAATcacaatgatttttatttacaccttaataaaattttaaaccaACACAATAACACATAATTGATTTTAACACAATAAATACGTATTATGATTTTCCACCAATACAATAACACATACATAATTTATAACTTAAATAATTCAAATGAACTTACAAGTTGAGCTGCAACTTTTACGTGAGGTGTTGATCCTGTGGTATGGGTAGATTGAGCAACTCCATTTAAAACTCCTCCACGTCTATGCATTCCAGAAAATTATCttggtatgtttggttcattttccgaaaatcacagcaaaattacaacaaaatcaaaataaaatcacaataaaataacaaagaaTCAGAGATAACAAAATAACTGCTCGGAAACCAATCGGCCAAATTGGTGTCGCATCGGAAACCAGTGTAGCAATCGGCCAAATTGGTGTCGCATCGGAAACCAGTGTAGCAATAGGAAAATTATTGAATGCAGAGTAACAACAGTgttgaattttaaaaacaaaaggtATAATAATGTCTAATTTCACTGTAACTTTGATCTATAATAAAGCATTGAGTATTAATGAGGCTGCCTATATACTGACATATTTATTATCTGAACAAATGCAGTACCTGGCATTAAGTATAGAGGAAAATTATTGAATGCAGTTATGCGGAGTAGTAACAGTGTTGAAGTTTAAAAACAAAAGATATAATGTCTAATTTCAGTGTAACTTtgatcaagaatatatatatatatatatatatatatatatatatatatatatatatatatatatatatatagaatattaatcaaatgcggctGTGTTGTtaggtgcggtcgtgtggccAAGCGTGCACCATTCGATTGTGCTGATCCGACGGTGGTTGtgatatattaggatttaggaagtttaattcgcgtaacttaagtgggggctttatggtaattgtaagtggggaAGGTAATGTTAGGATACAGAATGCACCAataaacgtattattaaaacacatcattctacgttataaaatgcaccactgaacaaattaaaacacaccattccccaccataccgaaatacaccactcaattcaaatgcaccaacaaaatcaaaacacaccattatacgttataaaatacaccagttctcagattaaaacacaccacttaaccaccacacacgaAATGCAAATactcgtaaaattcaccaccatgtgtattaaaacacaccattctacgttataaaatgcaccactgaacaaattaaaacacaccattccccaccataccgaaatacaccactcaattcaaatgcaccaacaaaattaaaacacaccactatacgttataaaatgcaccagttctcagattaaaaaacaccacttaaccaccacacaccaaatacacaaactatTGCGAATTGtaccaatattatctcaaatatgaaccagattaatgttgataatgcacagactattgcgaattactccattctcgttcctCTGTTGAAGTGTCTTGCTTGGAAAGCTTCGCGGTTAATATAGCGCCTTGGAATCGTGAACGAGCATGTCGTGGTGAGTTGAGTGGGGTCTTGAATCGTAGTAAACTAACAAGTATACCCCTCCTTCGCGTTAATAATGTTCAGCgctctttttttattttggatcaaCCTGATGCGTTggattaaataatctaatggtGTAGAACAGGCCACATGACCGCACACAAGACCAAGGCCGCACCGGATGcctcctctatatatatatatatatatatatatatatatNNNNNNNNNNNNNNNNNNNtatatatatatatatatatatatatatatatatatatatatatatatatatatatatatatatatatatatatatagtggcggAACCAGAAAAATTTCCCTGTTGGGGGAAACATAAAAGatgtagtttaaaaaaaatcacttaaaaggaatataatcataaatattgttggatgtacacgaaaaataaaacacaatagAACTTTATAAATagattaataacaatatatgaaacataattaacttaataaaataattcaaataaaaaacacattataaattgaatcacttaaaatgaatatagtcat
It includes:
- the LOC116033047 gene encoding uncharacterized protein LOC116033047, which encodes MHRRGGVLNGVAQSTHTTGSTPHVKVAAQLEGLLGHYPSYYELFKHTHTKQHDGQTFIVEKAKQIHEQVESQRELLTQNGEQVDDNQLYYDAVGGHDKKRRIYGLGSYGCSVVNGQSSDNTSCNMTPTFQPPDNATSTNVQDEIQSLKATILVMQQRLDAIDLMAGERVLHHHLHLKPIDFHVNKRLYEDRIEDGVVVEKVVRTMPMKYDYVVASITESHKTELLSVAELKCMIESHIDKIESKSEPLAEEALKSQVTLNMTGTNQRDGGSGRGRGRGR